In Priestia filamentosa, the DNA window ACTGCTGGACTTTTATTTGGTTGGGAAAAGGCTCTTTATACGTTAGTAACGCTATATGTTTCAACAAGGGTTATTGACGCCATTCATACAAGACACGAAAAATTAACAGCCATGATTATTACGACCAAAACAGAAGATCTGAAAAAAGCTATCTATGCCAAAATGGTACGGGGTATTACAACTGTTCCTGCTAGAGGAGCTTTTACGAACAAAGAAAAAGAGATGATGATTATGGTTATTACACGGTATGAACTTTATGACTTAGAAAAAATCATTGAAGAGATCGATCCCGAAGCATTTACAAATATTATTGAGACAGCAGGGGTTTTTGGTTTTTTTAGAAGAGACAATTAAAAAGCTGAGGTCATGTGTATTATGACCTCAGCTTTTTTATCTTTATTTTTTATTGTTTGAACCTTTTAACTGACGAGAGAAGTTTTCTAACTCCTGTTTTTCTTGAGCATCTGCCTTTTGCATTGCTCCTGAAACAGTCTCATTCGCAATTTCTTCACTGTAGTTTTGATTACTCTTCATACTACTTCCATGTAGTGACTGCTGTGAGAAAGTGTCTAAATGCTTCTGTTCTACACTTGAAGCGCCTTCTTTAGCTTTATTGACTGTTTCACTTGTTATATCATACTGCCCGTTATGGCCTCGTGAGCTTTGAGAATGAGACCCTGAGAAGTTTTTCTGCAAGTTACTTAAATGGCTCTTCTCCACATTATCAATACCTTTGTGCGGATGACCGAGAATTTCTTCAGCCATCTCAATACTTTCTTGTGAAGGACGGCGTGTTGGCTGTTGAGCTTTTTTGCCATCTGCAGAATGTGAACGTTGCATAAATCTTTCCATAAGACTTCTTAAAAATGACTTTTCCATTACAGTTGTCCTCCTGTTGAAGAGGAATGAGCACGCGCTTGTTCAGCTTGTTCTAGCGTTAAGTGATAAGGAATACGTTCAGCATGTTTACTTACTGCGTCTGCACCTTGTTTTACAAAACGTTTTGATTTGTTGCTTCTGCCCATTCTTCATTCCCCCTTAAAAGTATACCCGCAAGTGACCCAACATTGGTTGGGGTCAGTTCTATTGTTTGCTCGGGAGAGAAAAATATAACGGAAAAAATTTGCCTACTATAGCTTTAAATGGTCAATCAAGAAATGAGCGATGCCTTCTTCTTCATTTGTTAAAGTAGAAGTGTTAGCTATTTCTTTTAATGAGGGAATAGCATTCCCCATTGCAACGCCAACTCCTGCAAATTTTATCATTTCGAAGTCATTATCTTCATCACCAAAGGCAATAATATGCTGTGTAGGAATGTTGTAATGTTCGGCAACCCTTTTTAAGCCAACAGCTTTATTAATTCCTTTTTTGACAATTTCTATAATGTGGAAAGGAGCTCCCCATCGTCTATGTTCAATAACTTCTGCATGAACGTCTGAAAGGTGTGAACGAATATCGTCTACTTGTGATTGATTTGCATGAATAAGAATAGAGGTTGGATCTTCTCGGAGAAACTTTCGTAAGTCGCCTCTTGTCACTTTAGGGTGGCCAAGTGCAAGTACATCTGTTAATTGTCTATCATCATAATGCACGTACATATCGTCCATAACTTCAGCTAAAATATTAGTGATTTCGTACTGTTCCATTGCTTCTACAATTTCGTGAAGTGTTTTGTGGTTCATTGGGCTATGATATGTTCCAAATGAATCGTCTTGTGGATGATGAACAAGCGCTCCATTAAAGTTCACAATAGGAGTGGTTAAGTCTAATTCCTTATAATACATCGTGCTTGAACGATAAGGACGTCCTGTTGCAATCATTACAATATGGCCTTGCTCCCTAGCGCTGGTAATGACTCTTTTTGTATAGGGGGTAATTTCTTTTTTATCTGTTAGTAGTGTTCCATCAAGGTCTAAAGCAATCAAATGTTTTTCTGGCATAAGAGCTCCTTTCTTATAAAGCTTGTCTTTTTTACTGTAACACAAGTATATGTAGAACAGTGGACGAAATGAACGTTTTAACAAGGATTTAACGCTTTTTCTACTTGTTGTGAGCGTAATTGGTTTCAATAGACTTCATTTGTCGTTATAATGGGAACATAAAAAGCCTAAAAAGTAAGACCGTAAAAGGCAAACTTTAAGGAGGTAGAAAAAATGGAAGCAAAACGTGAAGAAGTCATCATGGAAGCTCTTGAGAACGTAATTGATCCTGAGTTAGGCGTTGATATTGTAAACTTAGGTTTAGTTTATGGAGTTGAAGAAGATAAAGGTACAGTATTTGTTACAATGACATTAACCTCTATTGGCTGCCCACTTGCAGGCATGCTTTCAGACCAAGTGAAAACAGCTCTTGGGGCTGTCGAAGGAGTAGAAGACGTTGAAGTAAATATTGTCTTCGATCCACCTTGGTCAAAAGATCGTATGACTCGCTATGCAAAAATTGCGCTCGGCGTACAATAAAAAAAATCCCATTAGGTGTTTAACACACTAGTGGGATTTTTTTCTATACATAATAGGGGGGAGTTTATTAATGGTTGAGAGAAGAATACCAGTAAAAGTTGAAGAAGCTGTACATAAAGTGATGGAGTATATAAAACATGGAGATGTTGAGGAAGTATTATTGAAAGAAGCATGTGGAAGATATTTGGGAGAGAGCATCATTGCTACGCATCCTGTTCCACCATTCGACCGCTCACCTTACGACGGTTTTGCAATCCGTGCAGAGGATAGTAAATATGCGACAAGAGAAAATCCTGTTTCATTTAAAGTAGTAGAAACAATAGGAGCTGGAAAGGTCGCTTCAGCTCCCCTTCAGCCATTTCATGCTGTTCGCATTATGACAGGAGCTCAAATGCCGGAGGGAGCAGATGCAGTTGTTATGATTGAATTGACTCAATCGTATGTGGAAGAACAACAAACGTTTATGTCTATCAAACGATCATTCGAAGCTGGAGATAATATTTCATTTAAAGGAGAAGATGTACAAAAGGGAGAAGTGCTTGTTGAAAAAGGAACAAAGATTAATCCAGGCACTGTAGCTCTTTTAGCAACGTTTGGTTATTCACAATTACAAGTTATTCAAAAGCCAAGGATTGGAGTATTTGCAACAGGCACAGAACTTTTAAGTGTAAATCAGGAGTTAGAACCAGGAAAAATACGAAACAGCAATGCGCCAATGGTATGTGCTCAAATTGAACAAAGCGGTGGGGTAGCAATAGATTTAGGAATATTGGAAGATGATTTCGAAAAATGCTATAGGGCAGTAGAAGAAGCAATAAACTCCGTTGATTTTCTTATTACAACAGGTGGCGTATCTGTAGGTGATTTTGACTTTCTGCCAGCTATTTATGAAAAACTAGGTGCAACTGTACTCTTTAATAAAGTAGGCATGAGACCAGGAAGTGTCACAACGGTTGCTGAGCTTGATGGTAAGCTTCTTTTTGGCTTATCTGGAAATCCTTCTGCTTGCTACGTTGGGTTTGAGCTTTTTACATATCCAATCATCAAATCGTTTCTTCATAGTAAAAAACCTCACCACAGTGTTGTTAAGGCAACGCTTGGAAGTGATTTTTTAAAGGCGAACCCTTTTACTCGCTTTGTGAGAACAAGCATCGAATACACAAAAGAAGGATTTGTTGTAAATCCCGCTCGTCTCGATAAATCAAATGTTGTATCTTCACTTGCCTTTACAAATGGTTTAACAATCCTTCCAGGAGGAACAAAAGGATTTCAAAAGGGTCAGCAAGTAGATGTTTTATTAACTAAAGATACGAATTAATCAAAACGTGCCAGACTTGCTTGGCACGCTTTTTTTATGACATGTAAATCATTAAGAATAACAAGGTGCTGAAAAAAGAGGGTTTAACATATATTAAAAATTGGTATATAGAACGTTGAAGGAATAAAAAATAAAGAAAATTCTAAAAATATAGATTTTTTGTTTTTCTGATTTTAATTTTTGCTATCTTTTTTGAATAGTTATGGTATATAAATACATGGAGGTGAAAGGGTTTTTAATAAAAATGAGTTAAGATTCTAGTATTAAGACGAATTATGAAAAGAAAAAGTATTCCGAAATGAATTAAATATACAATTGACTTTATTTTTATGCAAAGTTATAATAACAATTAATTCAACTAAGTGTTCTATTCTTTAACATAAATTTAGAGGAAACAGAGCATGCGAACAAAGGAGCATATATAGAATGGATAGCGAAATTCAAGAAAACCAGAAAAAAGTGAAAGTTGGCATTGTTGGTGCTACAGGATATGGAGGCGTTGAGTTAATTCGTTTACTTGAAGGACACCCTGTGTTTCAAGTGGAAGCTGTTTACTCTTCTTCAAAAGAACAAAAAGAAGTTCGAGAGGAATACCCTCATCTTGCCCACTATAATTGGTTGCTTGAAAAAATTGACCCCGAAGAGATGGCAAAAAGCGTTGATCTTATATTTACAGCTACTCCATCAGGAATCTCAACAAC includes these proteins:
- a CDS encoding Cof-type HAD-IIB family hydrolase; this encodes MPEKHLIALDLDGTLLTDKKEITPYTKRVITSAREQGHIVMIATGRPYRSSTMYYKELDLTTPIVNFNGALVHHPQDDSFGTYHSPMNHKTLHEIVEAMEQYEITNILAEVMDDMYVHYDDRQLTDVLALGHPKVTRGDLRKFLREDPTSILIHANQSQVDDIRSHLSDVHAEVIEHRRWGAPFHIIEIVKKGINKAVGLKRVAEHYNIPTQHIIAFGDEDNDFEMIKFAGVGVAMGNAIPSLKEIANTSTLTNEEEGIAHFLIDHLKL
- a CDS encoding metal-sulfur cluster assembly factor, with translation MEAKREEVIMEALENVIDPELGVDIVNLGLVYGVEEDKGTVFVTMTLTSIGCPLAGMLSDQVKTALGAVEGVEDVEVNIVFDPPWSKDRMTRYAKIALGVQ
- the glp gene encoding gephyrin-like molybdotransferase Glp — protein: MVERRIPVKVEEAVHKVMEYIKHGDVEEVLLKEACGRYLGESIIATHPVPPFDRSPYDGFAIRAEDSKYATRENPVSFKVVETIGAGKVASAPLQPFHAVRIMTGAQMPEGADAVVMIELTQSYVEEQQTFMSIKRSFEAGDNISFKGEDVQKGEVLVEKGTKINPGTVALLATFGYSQLQVIQKPRIGVFATGTELLSVNQELEPGKIRNSNAPMVCAQIEQSGGVAIDLGILEDDFEKCYRAVEEAINSVDFLITTGGVSVGDFDFLPAIYEKLGATVLFNKVGMRPGSVTTVAELDGKLLFGLSGNPSACYVGFELFTYPIIKSFLHSKKPHHSVVKATLGSDFLKANPFTRFVRTSIEYTKEGFVVNPARLDKSNVVSSLAFTNGLTILPGGTKGFQKGQQVDVLLTKDTN